The sequence CCGAGGCCCATGCCCCCCTTCTTGCCGGATGTGGCGTACTTCTCGAAAAATTCGTCCCGCAATTCGACCGGCACTTCGCCGGCATTGCAGATGATGACGTAGCAACCGCTCAGCCGTTCAAGTGATACGTTCACCTCGCCTCCACTGGGCGACGCCTCGATGGCGTTCCGAACAAGATTGGCCAGTATCGCATAACACATGAGCGTCTCTCCACGGACCACGAAGGGGTCGTCCCACATCAACGGCCAGCCCTCCCGCTCCAGTTCCAGGCACACGTTGAGCTGACGCAGCAGGCTGTCCAGTTCGGTCCTGATGTCCCGCAGAATCCGGGCCAGATCGACGGCGACGGGATTGAGTTCATAATATCCTTCCTCCATCAGGAACAGGCGCTGGGAAAGGAGGATCATGTCCAGCATCCTCTGCGCCGAAACCATTATCAGCCTGACTGTTTCCAACTGACTCTGGGTCAGGTTCGATTCAAGCCGCAACACCTGAGACAAGCTGATGACGGCATTCAGAGGGGTCAGAAGGTTGTGCCTGGAGATGCGGTCCGCTTCTTCGAGCCCTATCCGGTTCGGCCGGGAGTTCCTGTCCCGCTGATTCCGGGAGCCTTCTTGGTCGGACGGCTCAGGAGTTGTCAGTGTCCGTGTTCTGGTTGTCTTGTTCATGTTCGCTCCCTTGATAATTGATAAGGAATACTGACGCAGGTCCGCATGGCGGATTCTCCCGGTCGGAACTTTTCATGAACGTGAAAATACTGAGAACCAAGGGCAGGGCAATACGAATTGAATGCAGGTTGCATCATGGGGAAATACTGTCATCGCGGTTTTGTCTTTTCATCCGTGAGGGCCATCAGATACGCGCCCAGCGTAACCTTCTTGCCGACAAGTCTCAGCTTTTTCCGGATGGACGCGCGATAGAAGTTCGCCGTAGTCACGGACAATCCGAGCGCGACGGCGATTTCCTTGCTGGTCATGCCGGAGCGGACCATGTCCGCAACCCGGATTTCGTTTCCGGTCAGCGTCCTGTATTCATCATTGAGGATGCGGGCGAACCCGGACGTGATATCTTCAAGAGCCTTCACGGCGGAATCCAGATTGTGCGCCGCCTGCGACGAAAGGTTCTCGCCGCGTACGGCAGCCAGATACGGCGTCACGAGCATGCGCATGTTGTCGAGCACGCGGCGCTCCATCTCCAGGCGGTCCTGCTCGCGTTGTTCAAAGACTACGCGCAGCGCCACGTGCATGTCCTTGAGACGGGCGGTGGTGGCGTTGAAATCCTTCTCCAGGCGTTTGCGGTCCGTTATGTCCAGACCGACCGAGATAATCCGCTTCGCATCGGCGATCTCGATCAGTTCGCCGCTGATCAGCATCGCGGCGAGGCTTCCATCCCGCCTGCGAAGCGCCGTCTCGAAATTCCGTACGGCTCCGTGCCGTTTCAGCAGAGAGGCGTAGCGCGCCCTTCGTTTCGGGCTAGCCCATATTTCCAGGTCGGTCGTGCTTTTCTGCAGGGCTTCTTCCCTGGAATAACCCATGCTTTGCTCGAAAACATCGTTCACTTCCAAAAGTTTTCCATCCTCGATGGCGCAGATGATGGTGGCCATGGGAAGGGAATTGAACAGCGTGTGGAACTTAACCTCGCTCTCCAGCAGCATGCGTTCCGCCTGCTTGCGTTCGGTGATGTCGCAGAACGTGACGACGATTAGGTCGACATCTCCCAGACGCAACGGAAGGGCCGAAGTGCTGACCCAGGTAACCCCGCCAGCCGTATTCTTGATGCCCATTTCGACGTTCTCTACAAGCCGGTTCTCTTCAACTGCCAGCATGCAAGCGAACTCCGCAGGCGGCATGGACGAGCCGTCGGGACGGATCATTTCCCTTTTCGGCCCATGAGCGTTCCGCGAATGCCGCTTTGAGCCGGGCATTCCCAGCAATGTGCTGGCGAACCCGTTGGATTCGATGATGCTCCCGTGGCGGTCAAAGACGGCAACTCCTACGCGGAAGGTATTAAGCAAAGCGCGATATCTTTGTTCGGTATCTTCAAGGCTCGCCGTGCCAGCCTCGTGGTCCGCCAGTTTCTGCCGCGTTTGGTGCAGTTCGGCTAGAAACTGCGTCCTGGATTTCTCGAAATCACGCATGCGCGCCCCTGTCTATGCCTGGTTGAGGATGTTTGAAGAGAATGCCCGTCACTTGAAACTGCAAAGCAGGAAAGGCGAGATCGTGAATGCTGAATGTCCGACTCCATTCCCCCTCTATGATCGCCGTCTTGCGGCCATGCTTGTGCATATGCGCTGATTCCAGGCAGAAAAGTACCAAGCCCATAGCGCACTGAGAAGGCGCGATTCAAGAAATAATTTCAGAGAGTTGAATGATACGTAGACAGTTGTCCTGTTTTGTTGACGGACGAGTAGGTAAGTCGCAGGCGTTGGCTAGGCATCGATACCTATCAATTTTGCGGCAGTCATGCCTACAACGCATCGTTAAATGGGAAATGGGGGTCAGGTCTCTCGAAACGGGGGTCTCTCGAAACGGGGGTCAGGTCTCGCGTTGACTTATAATCGTCCTTCATTTATGAGGCATCCATGGCCAGACCTTTACGCATCGAATTCCCCGACGCCTGGTACCACGTCATGAACCGTGGACGCAGGCATGAAGAGATCTTTCTGGATTCCAGGGACTATCAGGCATTCATCGATCTGCTCAAAGCCGTCTCGGAAATGTTCAACGCTCAGGTCGCGGCATATGCCCTGATGCCCAACCATTACCATCTGCTTCTGCGTACTCCCGAGGGCAACATCAATCGCATCATGCGCCATGTCGGCGGCGTGTACACGCAGACCTTCAATCGGCGGCACGATCATGACGGCCAGCTCTTTCGCGGTCGATACAAGGCCATTCTGGTGGACGAGGATGAATACCTGCTCGGCCTTGTCCGCTACATCCATCACAATCCTCTCAAGGCCGGCATTGTAACGGCGCTCAAAAATTATGAGTGGATCAGCCACAAAGGGTATCTTTCCGACGATGACGCATGGGCGTGGCTGTATCGCGAGCCTGTTCTGAAGAGGTTTTCCAATCATCTGGACGAGGCTCGGAGCGGATATCTCCACTTTATGGCCCATGACGATGACGAGAAAGTCGAGCAAGCTTTTTCCAGGATGAATTTGCCTGCGGTCCTGGGCGGAAAGGAATTCATCAGAAAGATAAAGGATCGTTTCTTTACGGCAAAAACGAATCGCGAAGTGCCCACCGCAAAGCATCTGGCTCCGTCTGATCAGGAAATCATGACGGCTGTCCTCGCAGTTTACGAAGTGGAAGATGCGACGCTCTTCATCTCCAGGCGCGGCTCCACGAATGAACCCCGCGATGTGGCAATTTATCTGCTGCGCACTCTCTGCGGACAACCTCTTCAAAGAATTGCCGAATCCTTGTCAGTGCGCAATTACAGCACCGTCAGCACCACCTTGACCCGCGTTGAACGACGACTGGCAGAGGATGCGGAATTCAAAAAGAGATTGGAAAAGGTGCGGGCGGTGTTAAAGAAAAGTCAACGCGAGACTTGACCCTCAATCTGACCCCCAATCCCCAAAGTCAACGTGAGACGTGTTCCCCACTTAGCGGTTTCCCTTGATCTAGCGTGACCAGCCTCGTCATATATGGCGTATTTGTTGGATTTGGCAGGTTGCGTTGCGAACTTTCTCTGCTCATTTGCTCTGTCTCTACATTTAGTCCCTTATAATCAGCATGTTGTGAATATTAATGTCTGCGACCTTCTCCGGCACGGGTGTTGCGAGAAGCTCGGCAGGCGGGGTCATGTATGCTTTTTGGCGCTTGAGTGTTCAGTTGCAACAAAATGGCGCAGAGTTTTAATTGCAGCGAAGAAAGCAATTCTAACTGGTGCAGCTATCTTTATGGAATCTTCCCTGGTCCGGATTTGGTCTGGATCGTGGTTGTGAGCAACGGCATTCTGCATGAAATAGTATATTCCAAAAGATCCAATTGGTGGCGCAACCTCTAACTGGAGGGAGTTTTATGAAACAGATATTCAAGGTTTTTTGTCTCATCCTTATGCTTGCGGTCGTTTTTTCCTTGGCCGCGTGTCAAGACGAGGGTCCCGCAGAAAAAGCCGGTAAAACAGTTGACGAAACGACTGAGAAAATCGGTGATAAAATGGAAAGCGCGGGTGACGCAGTCGTCAAAAGTGCTGAAAATGCTGGTGTTTACATGGACGACACCGCAATTACAGCCAAGGTCAAAGCGGATATTTTGCAAGATCCGCTCCTGAAGGTGTTTGAGATTGACGTCGTCACGACGGACGGAGTGGTGAAATTGGGCGGCATGGTGGATTCAAAGGCAAGTATCGACAGGGCGACGGAAATAGCGCGTAGCGTTAAAGATGTGAAGTCAGTGCAGAATGATTTGCTGATTAAGGAATGATGGATTTGTATTTCGTATTATATTTGTACGAAGATATTCTGTTGCCATGCTGTTGAGAATCCGTGTTTTTTCCAGGAGAGGAAGAATGGAAATCAAATCGAAATTTAAAAGTTCATTACTCATGTTGTGCATATTTTTGTGCATTGGAAGCGTCGCACACGCTGAAACAGAATTGAAAGTACTGGGAACAAGTCCGTTTTCGCAATACGAGTTGAAATCCGTAGATGATTTGCGACAGATGGTTGAGAGCTTACGCTCAGATTTGAAGAATGGCTTTGAAAGGGTTGGCGCTGCGGATTTGTTCGAGGGGTTTTTGACCCAGGTCAATCAGGGAAATGTTGACACCATCGAGGTCCAGCCTGGCCAAAAAATGCAATGGATGATTTTCAGGAATGCAAGAGCGGTCAAGGTGATTACGGACTTGGTTTGGGCCGGTGATGAACCGTTCACGGCATATCAGCTTGATGTCGACAAGTCCGGAACCCGGTATTCGTTCATCATACCCGTCATCTGCGGCAATGTTGCTTTAGCCCAGGCAAGCACAGTTCCTGCCTCTGCCGCGGCGCCGATGCCTGTCGCCGCTCCCCAAGAGACTGCGACTCCTGTGTCTCCGCCAGCGGTCGTCGAGCCCGACAAAGGGCATTTTGTCGCGGATATCGGTGTGATGTATATGGATGAGCCGGTCACCTATCTGCCGGTTCGCGTCGGGTATGACTATTGGTTTTGCGATTATTTCTCGCTCTTGGGACTGGTCGGATATGCTCCGGTCATCCATGGCAAAGGCGGAATTGATGACGGCGCGATAATGGCCGATCTGCTAGGTGTTTTCCGCTATGGGCGAATGTTTCTCGGTGCGGGTGCGGGTTACTGGCATTCCGATCTGAGTGAGCATGTGGACGGTATCGCAGAGCTTGGATATATTATTTTCGGCGAACCGGCGGAGCAAAATGTGTCTCTTTTCGTTGAAGGCCGGTCGGCATTTGATGAATTTGATCATTTAGAAAAGGGCCGTATCGGCGCAGGCGTGCGTTTTCAGTTCTGATACAGAGGGAAACACAAGCGAAACGTGCTATCGAGGGGGTTAAGGTCAAACGGTCTTAACCCCCTCTTTCTTTTCCGACTTCAGTTCGGGACGCCCTCGGAAACTGCTTGGCGAATCATGTCCCCGGCATCCCCCGGAGCCATGGGTTTTGAGAACATGTAGCCTTGGGCGCGGTCGCAGTTGATGGATTGCAGGCGCTCAAGCTGCTCCTGCGTCTCCACGCCTTCGGCGGTGACTCTGAGGCCCAGGCTGTGGGCCATGTCCACGATGGAGCGGACGATCTCGGCGTTCTCCTTGGGCGTGTCCGTGCCGCTGATGAAGGAACGGTCGATCTTGAGGATGTCCATGGGAAACTGGCGCAGGTAGCTCAAGGAAGAGTAGCCGGTGCCGAAATCGTCCACCGCCAAGAGCACGCCGATCTCCTTCAAGCGGCGCAGCTTTTCCGCTGCGGCGGCGGGGTCGAGGATGATGGCGCTCTCGGTGATTTCCAGCTTCAGGCGCGGCGGGGCGATGTCGTTCTCGCGCAGCGCTCTTAAGATCATGTCGACCAGGGTGTGCTGGGCGAACTGCTTGCAGGAGAGGTTGACGCTCATGGTCAGGCCGTATTCGGCGGTCCCGCTCTCGTCGTCCCAGCTTTTGAGCTGCCTGCAGGCCGCGTTGACCACCCACTGTCCCAGGGGCACGATCAGCCCGGATTCCTCGGCCAGGGGAATGAAGCGGTCGGGCATGATCATGCCGTGCTCCGGGTGCCGCCAGCGCACCAGCGCCTCGAACCCTTCGAGTTTGCCGCCGTCGACATCGAAAATCGGCTGATAGTGGAGTTCGAGGCTATTTCCTTCGATAGCCCTGCGCAGCTCGTTCTCCATGTTGATGACCTCCAGCACCTCCTGGCGCATACGGTTGTGGAAAACGAGATGTCCGCGTCCGCGCTCCTTGGCCTTGTACATGGCGATATCGGCGTCCCGCAGGATGTCCTCGGCCCCTGCGCAGTCGCGCGTTTGCAGCACGATGCCCACGCTGGCCCCGGAGACGATCTCCTTACCGTTCCAGAGAAAGGCGCGGCGCACCTCGTTCTGGATGCGGCTGGCCACAGAGATGACCTCCTTGTTGGTCCGGAATTCTTCGAGCAGGATCGCGAACTCGTCTCCGCCCAGTCTGGCCACGGTGTCCACGCTGCGCACGCACGACTTCAGGCGCGAGGCGATTTCCACCAGCAGGGCGTCGCCGGCCTGATGTCCGAGGGAATCGTTGACCCATTTGAACTTGTTCAGATCGATGAGCATGGCGGCGAAGTGATAGTCGGGCCGCCTTTTTGTTCTTTCCACGGCCCGTCCGAGGCGTTCCCGGAAGAGGGAGCGGTTCGGCAGGCCTGTCAGGGAATCGTGGAAGGCCTGATGGGTGATCTGCCGCTCGAATTCCTTGCGTTCGGAGATGTCCTGGTAGATCCAGAAGATGTTGGTGATCTCGCCGCCGATGCGCACCGGATGACCCAGAAGGTTGACCGGGACGATGTCGCCCCGACTGGTCCGCCGGAGCGTCTCCCGCTGCACCGTCTCGCCGTCGAGGATGCGCTGGCGGATGCTGTTGATCTCGGACAGCTGTTCCTCGGGCACGATGAAGAGCCTGTTGTCCTTGCCCAGAATCTCGGCGCGCTTGTAGCCGAAAAGGGTCTCGAAGCCGCCGTTGACTTGGGCGATGCGGCCCACGGTGTCCACCAGGGCGATGGCCAGGGGGGAATCCTCGAACAGCTGCCCGAAGAGGGCCATCTGCCGGTCCAGGGCCTGCTGCATGGCGCGGCGTTGGGTGATGTCCATGACCGTGCCCTCGTAGCAGACGACATTCCCCGCCGCGTCCTTCACTGCCCGCGCATTCTCCGAAATCCAGATAACGGAGCCGTCCTTGCGGCGTATGGCCGATTCGAAGTCAAAAATCTCCTCCTTTTCCCCCAGCAGCCTGATGAACTCCTCCCTGCGGCCAGCTTCGACATAGAGCTGGCGACTGATGTCGTCGTAGTGGCGCATGAGTTCGGCCGGGCTTTCAAATCCGTAGATTTTCGCCAGCGCCGGGTTGGCCTGCAGGTAGCGCCCATGGGGGGTGGTCCGGAACATTCCCTCGACGGCGTTTTCAAAGATGCCCCGGAAGTTCTCTTCGGCCTTGCGCAGCTCGTTCTCGTAGCGCTTGCGTTCGGAGATGTCGCGGAAGGTGCCGATGAAAAAGTCTCCCTGGCGCCCGCTCGACTGCGTGATCACCGCCTCAAGTGTCACCTGAGAGCCATTGGCCCTGCGCCCCGTGACCTCCACCTGATTGCTTGAGCGCATGGCGTGCAGCAAAGAGGCTTCGTTGTCGCCTGAACCGGGAATTCCCCAGGCGGGCAGCAGCTCGGGGATGGTCATCCCTTCCAGACGCAGGGCGGGATGCCCGAAGATGAAGCTCGCGCCGGGGTTGGCGGAGATGATGCGCAGCGTGTCCGTGGTGAAGACAATGATTGCGTCGGCGGCGCTTTTGACGATGGCTTCGGTCTTGGAGACGGCGTCGTGCAGGGCGTCCAGCACGTGGTTGTAGCGGTGGGCGATATGCCCGACTTCCGTGAAGGGTTCCTCGGGGGCGCGCAGGCTGAAATCCCTGGTGGCGGCCTGCCTGTCGAGAATTTCGAAGAGGTCGTGGATGTCGGTGTGCGCACCGTGCTCGCTCACGTTCAGCCCTGTATCCTCGTCCTCGGGAGCCACGCGCAGGGGGAACAAGGGGTCAATGAATCTGAGCACGACAAAGGGCACCACGAAGGCTACGCCAAAGGCGGCGAAAATGCCCAGGCATTGCACCCAGAGCTGTCCAGTCATGCTCAGCCCGGTTTGCAGTACGGCCGGGTCGCCGAAGAGAGCCACGGCGAGGATGCCCCAGATCCCGCACCCCAGATGCACGGGTACGGCGCCGACGGCGTCGTCGATCCGCAGGCGCACCAGCAGCAATTCACAACCGAGACAAACCGCGCCTGCCACCAGGCCGATGCACACGGCGTCGAAATTGCTCACGGCATGGCAGCTCGCGGTCACGGCCACGAGGCCGCCCAGGACGCCGTTGACGAGATACGTGATTTTGGGCGTCCGGGTGGCCATCCAGCCCAGCAGCATGTTGCTTGCGCCTCCGGCGATCCCGGCCAGCACGGTGCGCACGATGATGTGCGGCACGGTCTGGTTGAGCGCGAGGGTGGAGCCGCCATTGAAGCCGAACCAGCCCAGCCAGAGCAGGAATGCTCCGAGAACGGTCAGGGGCAGGTTGCCGGCGTTAATCTCGCGCGGCGGGCCGTCCGCCGGAAATCTGCCCTGGCGCGGCCCGACCACGAGTAGCGCCGCCAAGGACAGCCAGCCGCCAACGCCATGCACGACCATGGAACCCGCGAAATCCACGAAGCCCATCTCTCCGAGCCAGCCCGTCAATTGGCCTGCGTCCATTCCATGCCATGCCCAGTGTCCGAAAAGCGGATAGACAAAAAGGGAAAAGACGAGGGCGACGATGAGGTAGGAGGAGAAGCGCATGCGCTCGGCCACGGCGCCGGAAAAAATCGTCGTGGCCGTGCCGCAGAACATGACCTGGAAAAAGAAGAACGCCGCCTTGAAGCCTGTCGCGTCCTCCAACGTGGGGGCAAAACCCGTGGCACGAAAATACTCCCACGAAATATCCCCGAACATGAGTCCGAAACCCAGCAGCCAGAACACGCCCGCCGAAAGTACAAAATCGGCAAAATTCTTGATGGCCACGTTGATGGAGTTTTTCGATCGGGTCATTCCTGATTCAAGGCACATGAATCCGGGTTGCATCAGAAATACCAGGGAGGCAGAGATGATTATCCACAACATGTCAACATTGTTCATTTTTTAAGTCACCTTGTCAGTTTTCGAGCGGGGGAGTCGCGGCCCAGGGCCGAACGGGGCAAGGTGCTGAAAAGCAAGGATGGGACCAGTGCGGCAAATATTATTTAACATGCTAGAATGACAATACTTTTAAATTTCGATTCGGCCTTTCTTGCGCATGCGGGTCCTGGATGCTGAGCGGTATGCGTTATTTTTTACAAAAGGGTTAAATTATTGGAATTTATTTCGCGCCAATTGTGGTTTGGGCGAATCATCGATGTGACGAAGGAGCCCGCCGGTCACAGGGGAACGTGAAAGTGCGTCAGAGGAGTCCCGGCCCGCCTCTTGCCCCGTACGGGGTTTTGCCCTAGGTTTGCGCCCCTAGCGTTCAATCCATCAGCAGGGTTTTCCATGATTCATCCGACCATTCTCTCCCTTATCGGGGCCACTCCCGTTGTGTATCTGAACCGCGTCTTTCCGCATCCGCGCATCCGCCTGGCGACCAAGCTCGAAGCCCAGAATGTGGGCGGGTCCATCAAGGACCGCGTGGCCCTGGCCATGATCGAGGCGGCCGAGGCGTCGGGCGAGTTGACGCCGGACAAGACCGTCATCGAGGCCACCAGCGGGAACACCGGCGTGGGGCTGGCCATGGTCTGCGCGGTCAAGGGCTACAAATTGACCCTGCTCATGCCCGATTCGGCCTCGGAGGAGCGAAAGCGCATCATGCGTGCCTTCGGAGCGGAGCTGCGGCTCACTCCCGGCCGTCTGGGTACGGACGGTGCCATTGAGGAAGCCTATCGTCTGGCCCGCGAAGAGCCGCAGACCTACGTGCTCATGGACCAGTTCAACAATCCGGCCAGCATTGCCGCGCACTACATGGGCACGGGCCGCGAGATCATCGAGCAGACCGAAGGGCGGGCCACCCATGTAGTCATCAGCCTCGGCACCTCGGGCACGGCCATGGGCATCGCAAAACGCATGAAGGAATCGGCCCCCGGCATTCAGGTCGTGGCTGTGGAGCCTTATGCGGGGCACAAGATTCAGGGCCTCAAGAACATGCAGGAATCCTATCCGCCCGGCATCTATGACAAGCGCGCCCTGGACCGGATCATCCATGTCGAGGATGAAGAGGCCTTTGCCTGCGCGCGTCAGTTGGCGCGGGAAGAGGGGATATTGTCCGGAATGAGCGCGGGAGCGGCCCTGGCCGGGGCGTTACGTATCGCCAGGGAGCTGGACGAGGCCGGGGAAGAGGGGCTCATTGTTTTCATCTGCCCCGACACGGGGGAGCGCTATCTTTCGACCACGCTTTTTTCTCCCCTTGCCCGGCACGGTCTCGGGGTGCGTAGCGTAGCCACGGGTTGCCTGGAATGTCTGGGCAGTCCTGCCGGCGGGCACGCGCTGTTCACGCCGGGGCCGAGCCTTGACGACCTGGGCGAGCTGGATGTCTGGCGGCGCATTGTCTGGCTGGACGTCCTGGCCAAGGCCCTGGTCGAGCGGGGGCAGAGCGTGCGCCTGGCCGTGGGCCTGGCGGACATGGATGACCGCGCCCTGGCGGCGGCCCGGGAGGCCAAGATCGGGTTGCAGGATTTCGGGCTGCGGGCGCGGGAGTTCATGCTCGCCCACGCGAAAGCCCTGGGTGTGTCGGATACGGTGCTCTTTCCTCTGGCCGGAGCCAGTCAGGAGCGCGCCCTGGGCCTTGCACGCAAGCTGCTGGTCAAGGGGCAGGCCTACGAGAAGCTCCGGTCCGTCTATTTCGACGTGACCCGGGACAAGACCTACGGGCAGATCTCGTGCGTGGACACGGCGGGCATGAATCTGGGTTATACCGTGGATCTGGCCGACTATGTGAAGGATAATCCGGCCGACTTCACGCTCCTCAAGAGGGCCACCTTGCAGGACCTCAAGCTCGGTGACGTGATCGAGACCGAATGGGGCAAGGTCCGGCCGAGCTGGTTTCTGCAATTGGCGGCCACCGCCCTGGACGCCCTGGGTTCGGTCTCGGTCATGTTCGCGGCCGAGTCGCATCGCTTTCCACATCTGGACAATTTCAGCGCCATCTGGAGCGCCGGGGCCGGGGTGCGTCCCATGGCCTGGATGGTGTCCCAGCCCGTGACCCCGCGTGAGCCGGGTGAGGCGGTGCCCTCGCTCGCGGAAGCCCTCGAAATCGCGGGCACAGGACCTGCCCTGCGGCTGTGGCTGCTGTCCGCGTCCTACCTCAAATCCCTGGCCTATTCGCCGGAAAGTCTTGTCATGTGGGTCAAAAATCAGAACCGGCTACAGGACGCCTATGTGTCTGCATCTCTGGGCGGCGCTGGAACGGGCGTATCCGCGGAGCTTGAGCAGGCGATTTACGACCTGAAAACCGCTTTTGCCACGGCCCTCGACGACAATCTTGATCTGGCCCATTTTTGGCCGGCGCTCTTTGCCTTCGCCAAGACCGTCAATTCCCGGGCCGGAAAGATGAGCACGGACGAGGCCGCGCTAGTGGCCGAGCAGCTTCTGGCCTGCGACCGGGTGCTGGGTTATCTGGATCACGCGCGCCTGCCGCTGGCTGAAAAATCCTGGCCGCGCGAGGCTGCCGATCTGGTCGGGCGTCGCGAGGAGGCACGCAAGGCAAAGGATTTTGTCCGGGCCGACGCGCTTCGCGCGGAGTTGGCAGGCATGGGCCTTCGGCTTGAGGATCATCCCGCCGGAGTGCGTCTTTTCCGAAGGACATGAAGACGCTCGGCCGGGAGATTTTTATGGGTTGCCGTGATGCTGAAAGTGATTTTTGACGCTTTCCGAAGCTTCAAGGATTTTGGCTTCAATTTTTTTGTAGGCTTCTTCGATGCGCTGCACGTCTGAGGCAGAGTAACATGCCGACTCGAGTTCTTTTGCCACCCTGTTTATCTCGGTAGCGCCGATCATGAGTGATGACCCTTTGAGGCTGTGTGCGAGGCGCAGGCATTCCTTGATGTTTTTGGCCTTCAAATAGGATGAGTAGTCGGAGATGAAAGTCGCACCGTAGCGGGGAAACTCACGCAAGATGCTGAAAAACGCGGATTCGTTCCCCAGGAAATTAGCCAGGGCCAAAGACATGTCAAAGCCCTTGATTTTTACGGTCTGAGCAGTGACCGCTTCGGGCAGTTCTTCATTTTTTTGGGTGGAGAAGAAAGACATGACCTGAGCTTTGTCCAAGGGCTTGTGAAAGATTCGAAGCGTGTTTCCCGCCTGTATTTTTTTCAATACGGCTTCCGGTTCTTCACCCGTCAGCAGAAAAATTCTATCTTCCGCGGCGGCGCCGCTTTCCTGCAGGAGCCTCGCGAGGTCTATGCCGTTCATGGAGGGCATGTACAGGTCGAGCAGGATCAGGTCGTAGTGATTTGCTTTTGCAAGGCATATCGCCCGACCAGCGTCCGCAGCATGGTGGACCGTAACCCCAAGGTTTTCCAGAATTTCGGAGGTGACGCAGCGGCATATTTCGTCATCATCAACCAAAAGGACCGTTTTTCGGGGACAGGACAAATTGCTTTCGTGCATTGATACGCCTTTCTGTTCGGGAAGCCCCGCGATTGTTCTTGCAGGAGTCGTTTTACGGGGTTCGACTGTTCAGGTTGTTGAAGATCCGGTTCATTCAAATGCGTGCCACGTCGTCTTAGTCTTCCGGCAAGAAAAGACTCCCGTGGCGCAACTGGTTGCTGCTGTTGATGCCGAGCTTGCCCAGAATGTTGGAGCGGTGTTTGTCCACCGTCTTTATGCTGATGAAGAGTGATTCCGCGATTTCCTTGCTTTTCCAGCCATCTATGATATGCCTAACAATTTCTTTTTCGCGGGCGGTGAGGTTTTTCATGGGCGGCAGGGCTTTGCGTTGCCGGTTCACAAGAAGGTAGTCCCGGACAATAACCTTGGCCAGATGAGGACTGATAAACAGACCGCCCTCCAGGGCATAGTGCACGGCCAGGAAAAGTTCATCCGGGTTCGCCCCTTTCAGAACATAGGCATTGGCGCCATGTTCCAGTGCCTCGAAGATGAAGTCGTTGTCGTCGCTGGCTGTGAGTACAATGACTTTCACGCTCGGCTCGATTTGCCTGATCCTTTGCAGAACTTCCGTACCGGGAATATCCGGAAGGCGCAAATCAAGCAGAATCACGTCCTGCTTTTTCATTTTAAATGATCGCAGCGCGTCTTTTCCATTGGCGACGTCATCGTCGATCACGTACTCGCCATGCAGGTCGATCATGGATTTGAGCCCCATCCGCAGCAGATGGTCGTCCTCGACCAGTAGAATTCTTTTTTTTGTCATGGGCGTGTTCCTTATGTTTTTGTCCGGGTTGCGCCTTGTCTTTTCAATCGCGAAAAGCCATGCCCGCAAACAAGCGCCCCCGCATGGGTAGGCAAACGTGTTTCCATCAGGGCGCCCCCTTTTTTTTTCAGGTGGTTGGAAATGCGTAAATTCCTTCTCCAAGGGGGGGGGACGCATTTTTACCTAAGATTTTTACAGCGCCTATTAATGAGTTCTCCTCTTTATTTTAATAGACATCGCGCAGTATTTTTTACTTACAGATGCTTAGGCTCTTTTTCGCGTGTG is a genomic window of Desulfomicrobium baculatum DSM 4028 containing:
- a CDS encoding sensor histidine kinase; this translates as MNKTTRTRTLTTPEPSDQEGSRNQRDRNSRPNRIGLEEADRISRHNLLTPLNAVISLSQVLRLESNLTQSQLETVRLIMVSAQRMLDMILLSQRLFLMEEGYYELNPVAVDLARILRDIRTELDSLLRQLNVCLELEREGWPLMWDDPFVVRGETLMCYAILANLVRNAIEASPSGGEVNVSLERLSGCYVIICNAGEVPVELRDEFFEKYATSGKKGGMGLGTYSARLMARAMGGDVELDCSKPGATTVRVCLPCNGSTL
- a CDS encoding PAS domain S-box protein — its product is MRDFEKSRTQFLAELHQTRQKLADHEAGTASLEDTEQRYRALLNTFRVGVAVFDRHGSIIESNGFASTLLGMPGSKRHSRNAHGPKREMIRPDGSSMPPAEFACMLAVEENRLVENVEMGIKNTAGGVTWVSTSALPLRLGDVDLIVVTFCDITERKQAERMLLESEVKFHTLFNSLPMATIICAIEDGKLLEVNDVFEQSMGYSREEALQKSTTDLEIWASPKRRARYASLLKRHGAVRNFETALRRRDGSLAAMLISGELIEIADAKRIISVGLDITDRKRLEKDFNATTARLKDMHVALRVVFEQREQDRLEMERRVLDNMRMLVTPYLAAVRGENLSSQAAHNLDSAVKALEDITSGFARILNDEYRTLTGNEIRVADMVRSGMTSKEIAVALGLSVTTANFYRASIRKKLRLVGKKVTLGAYLMALTDEKTKPR
- a CDS encoding transposase, with translation MARPLRIEFPDAWYHVMNRGRRHEEIFLDSRDYQAFIDLLKAVSEMFNAQVAAYALMPNHYHLLLRTPEGNINRIMRHVGGVYTQTFNRRHDHDGQLFRGRYKAILVDEDEYLLGLVRYIHHNPLKAGIVTALKNYEWISHKGYLSDDDAWAWLYREPVLKRFSNHLDEARSGYLHFMAHDDDEKVEQAFSRMNLPAVLGGKEFIRKIKDRFFTAKTNREVPTAKHLAPSDQEIMTAVLAVYEVEDATLFISRRGSTNEPRDVAIYLLRTLCGQPLQRIAESLSVRNYSTVSTTLTRVERRLAEDAEFKKRLEKVRAVLKKSQRET
- a CDS encoding BON domain-containing protein, with product MKQIFKVFCLILMLAVVFSLAACQDEGPAEKAGKTVDETTEKIGDKMESAGDAVVKSAENAGVYMDDTAITAKVKADILQDPLLKVFEIDVVTTDGVVKLGGMVDSKASIDRATEIARSVKDVKSVQNDLLIKE